The Cellulophaga lytica DSM 7489 nucleotide sequence GTATCTTTACGTGCATATTGTAAGTCGGTAACCGATTTCCATTTTTCACTTACCAATGATGCGTGTAAAAACAAATTATAAGGCACAACAGTTGTACCAATTAAAGCAATTACTGTTAATATACCGTCTTTAGGTAAAGTTGGTTTAAAAATACCACTAAAAATAGCTGCTATGTTTGGTTTGGTAATAATTGCGGTAATTAAAAAAGCCAAGCTCATTGCTATAACCAAAGAAATTAATGCTTTCTCTAAAACCTTATAATTACCAATAAATAATAAAGCAAAAGCTATTACACCAATTAAAATACTTAAATAGTTAAACGAAAAACTCCCCACATTTACATAGGAATCTCCCAGTATTGCCTCTAAACCCAATATACCACCACTTATATTACCAGCCTCATAAACAGCATTACCAATAACAATTGCAGAAAGTATAAGTACTATGGTAAACCATTTTACAATTGGATTTTTAATTTCTGTACGTATAATTTTGCTTAGTCCTTTTTGAGATACAATACCTACTCTAGCAGACATCTCTTGCAAAACAATTGTAGCAACTATAGAAAGTACCATAGCCCAAAGCAATGCAAACCCAAAATAAACTCCCGCTAGTGTACATACTGTAATAGTTCCTGGACCAATAAAAGCTGCTGCTATTAGCGGACCTGGCCCAATGTTTTTAAACCATTTTTTTATCATTCTGTAGTTTGGTTATTTAATGTAAGTTGAAAGATAAAAAAACTTATACGCATATAAAGTTTAAAGAGGTATAATATTAAAATGAATACATAAAATTAAGCAAGTAATATCTACCTAGTAGATTCGTTTTTTGAGAGTTAATAGAAAATTCATTTACATTTCTCTGTATAAATGAAGTGTTATCTAATAAATTAACCCCTTTTAATCCCAATTGCCAATTTTTATTTTGAGGTATATACATTATATCAAAATTTAAGAATGAATTGGTTGTATCCTTGTCGGTAAAATTTGGAATAAAATAATTATAAGAAACACTACTAAATATAGACCTTGATGGTTTAAATAGTAGTTTAAAATTATTTTCTAAAGACTTATTTACAAATAAACTCTGGCTTACGGTTTCCTGATAAGTAAACTTAGTTGTATTCTCAAAATTAATTGATGAATTAAAAGCGGTTTTTAAGAAAAGACTATTAAACAAATAAAGAGCTTTATTGTCTCTTAATCCTGAATTATTAATGATGTTTTTATAATTGTAAATTGAATAGTTTGATGAAATTTTGAAATTAGTTTTTATTGATGGTATTAACTTTGAAAAATTAAAGAAAAAACTAGTATTATCTGTGTATTCATTTAGAAAAAAACTTGTTGTTTTTATAGCGTTTTCATTTATATCTGTATTGGAGAAATAATTACCTTTTTGCTTTAAGTAATCCACTCCAAAAGATAATGTTAACTGATTAAAAAGATCATTTTTAGAGTACATAAGACTATATTTTTGATTTTTTCGTGTTGTAATATCAGGAATATTATTTTTTACCATACGATTACTAATTAAAACTTGGTTCTCAAATACATTCTGAATTTCCTGTGTGTTTTGATTAAAACCTGTATTTAAATTTAAATACGAATTTCCATTAAACTTATACATCACTGATAATGAAGGCTCAAAAATAAAAATATTTTCATCTAAGGGGCTTGTAGCGCCTTCTAAATCTTGATAAAGTTGCTGAAAAGAAAGTTTAGGTGAAAAAGAAAATTTTCCTATTTTCCAATTATATGATCCTTGAGTGTATATGCTATTTTTAATAAAATTTACATCATTTAAACTTCCATCAACCGCTAACTCTTGCGTGTTATTTTTGCTAATTAAATTAGAATAAAAAGTTTCTTTACCTAAATTAAATCCCACTAAAACACTGTATTTATTGTTCTTTTTACTTTTACCTAGCAAAACTGTTTTAAAAGCCGCGTAGTATTTTTTAGAAGAATTACTTTGTATATCACTATTAAAATTTTCAGTATTAAAAACAGAAGGATCAATGGTAAAATTTTGATCTAAATTATTAAAAGAATTTGCTAAATTAATCTGTAAAGCCTTGTTTTCTGACACCTTGTTGGTATACTCCAAGTTCTGTTTAAACAATTTATTTTGGGTATTAAGTAGTGAATTAAAATCATTCTCTTGGTTAGATATAGTTCTATATTCAGTATCTATCGTTTCATCCCTAAAACTAACATTATACTCTAACAAAGAAGTTTTAGATGTGTTGTACTTTAATTCTAAATCTCCTCTGCATTGTAAAGGTTTTTTGTTTATATAGTTATCATCAAAAATTGCAAACTGCTCATCACCAGTAATTATAGTACTTTCTGAGAACTGGTTACTGTTAATTTTATCTGACAAATAATATAAATTTACTTTTGCTTTTAATTTATTAGTTACTTTATAAATACTATTAAAATTAGTAAACAACAGACTATTTTGATTTGATAAATTGTTATTAGTAACCTGATTAATATTATATCCTGGAATTATATTTTGTGCGTAGTATTTTTCATCCTTTAACTGCTCTTGCGTAATTTGATTACCAGAATAATTAAAAGGAGACGAATTTTTACCAATAGAATTGTAAGTACCTACAGCAAAAGATTTATGTATTTTATTTATTGCTAATAAATTTGTTGATACATCTAGCGGGCTTTTTTTAGAAGTAGTAAAACCTCCTAGTCCAATATCTATACTACCAGAAATGTCACTTCTGTCTTTTTTTAGTTTTAAATTTAAAGCAACTTTTTGACTATTTTCAATTCCTTTTAAAAGTTTGTTTTCAGAATAGTTTTCTATAGCTTCTATTTCTTCAATTAAATCTATATTTATATTTTTAGTACCTATAGTATAATTGTAATCAAACAAATTATCTCCTTCAATTGTGACAGTTTCTATAGATTTACCCCTGTAACTAATATTACCTGTACCACTATCAACCTCTATACCCGGAAGTTTCTTTAGTAAGTCTTCTACTTTTCTTTCTGCACCATCTACATAAGAATCTACATTATAGGTAACAGTATCTTCTTTTATTGTAAATGCTTTCTTTTTTTCAAGTACAACTTCATTTAAATATTCAATTTTTTCTTTAAACAATACAAACTTAAAATTTAATGTATCTAATGGTTTTAATCTTTTTATCTCCTCTGTATAATCCGTATACCCTGTGGCTTTAACAGTTAAAAAGAAACTGTTGGTGGAGTAACTTTTTTTAAGTTTATAAGTAAACGCCCCTTTAGTAACAAGTATAAACTCTTTAATTACATTATTATTACTAGGTTCTTTTAACAGTATTTGTGCGTTTATAGGTGTATTATCACTAGTAGTAACAGTACCTTGTATTACTTGTGAATAGCTTAATGCTATACTACCTAGTAAAAGAAATGTTATTAGTAGAATTTTAGAACAAAAGAAATTTTTCAAAAGTTATGTGTGCTATTAATTTTTAGAAAATTTCTTATGGTATTTATTTAGTGCATCATTATACTCTTTGTCGTCTTCATCTATATATAATTCAATACCACCTCTAGAAGATACTACACCTCTACTATTTTCATTAGCCCTATAACTTAAAAGCTCTATTGCTTTTTTCTTGTACAAGTCTTTATGATCCTGCCAAGTTAGTGCACCTTTTGTATCAAAAGGGTTTTCTAAAACAGCTAGCTTTACCTTGGTATTTTTAATACCTATAGGTTTAAAAGATATAAAGTTATCTATAGATTTCAGCTCTAAAATCATACCTGGTAAGCCATCATATTTATAAGGACCACCAACAGGAAGATCAGGCGTAAACCAAGCCTCATACTTTCTCCCTCTAAAGTCCATTGTTGCCAATTGGCATTTAAAACCTAAAATTTCTTTAGTATTATTTTGTATGCTCCAATTAAAAATATTTAGACTATCCTTAACAACAAAATATTTGTAAGCAACTTCATGTTTAGAGTAAAAAGCACCTTTGTTGTAGTCCTTAAATAACGTACTAATATTTTTACCTGTTGGCGTAAAAGTAAATCTAGAATCGTCATCTTCATCTGTAGTTACAACTTCTGTAGTTTTTAATTTGCTTTTTTTTGTGTAAATAGACTTATTTAGCTCTACAAATTTATTTAGCTCATAAACACCTATAAAAGGTCTTTTACCTTCTTCTATTGTTAAAGTTCTTTCATACTCTATTTGATATATATTTACAGAATCTTTCTGTGCAAATAAATAAAATGAGCTAATTGTAATAAAAATTAGACTAAGTACTCTTTCTTTCATACTGTATTTAATGTCTTAAAACATAAAAAACGAATATAGTATTTTTCTTTCGTAATAAGATGTTAAAACCTACCCTAACCATCCTTCTCTATCTAAACTACGGTATTGTATAGCCTCAGAAATATGATCTCCTAAAATAGCCTCTGAACCCGCTAAATCGGATATTGTTCTTGCTACTTTTAAAATCCTGTCATACGCTCTAGCAGATAAGTTTAAGCGCTCCATAGCTGTTTTTAATAATTCTTTAGACGGTGTATCTAAAACACAATACTCTCGTATTTGTTTGGTATTCATTTGTGCGTTGTAGTGTATGTTTTCTAAGGCTTCAAAACGTTTTGTTTGTACTTCTCTTGCTGCAGTAACACGTTTTCTAATCTCTACGCTACTTTCTCCTTTACGCTCTTCTGATAGTTTTTCAAAAGGAACGGGAGTAACTTCTATATGTATATCTATACGATCTAATAACGGACCTGATATTTTGCTTAAATACCGTTGCATTTCTGCAGGCGAAGATGTTACAGGAGCATCCGGATCATTAAAATAACCACCCGGACTAGGATTCATACTTGCAACTAACATAAAACTACTTGGGTAGGTTACTGTAAAACGTGCTCTAGCAATGGTTACCTCTCTATCTTCAATTGGTTGACGCATAACCTCTAGCACTTTACGCTCAAACTCAGGAAGCTCATCTAAGAAAAGAACTCCGTTATGCGATAAAGATATTTCACCCGGTTGCGGGTAACTTCCACCGCCTACTAAAGCAGCAGAGCTAATGGTGTGATGTGGATTTCTAAACGGACGCTGGTTCATTAGTCCGGCATTTTTAATTTTACCTACTACACTGTGTATTTTTGTGGTTTCTAAAGCCTCGTGCAGGGTCATTGGAGGCAAAATAGAAGGTAAACGCTTGGCTAACATTGTTTTTCCTGCTCCAGGAGGACCAATTAGTATAATGTTGTGTCCGCCAGCTGCTGCAATTTCCATACTGCGTTTAATACTTTCTTGGCCTTTTACATCAGAAAAATCGAACTCAGGAAAATCTAAACTTTTATAAAACTCTGTTCTAGTATCTACAATAGTTTGCTCTAAAGGAACATCTTTATCAAAAAAGTCTATTACTTCTGTAATTTTTTCTACACCATACACTTTTAAGCCAGACACAATTGCAGCTTCTTTTACATTTTGTTTAGGTAAAATAAACCCTTCAAAACCTTCTTCTTGAGCCTTTATTGCAATGGGTAAAGCACCAGTTATGGGTTGTAAACTACCATCTAAGGAAATTTCACCCATTATTAAATACTTTTCTATATTGTCTGATTTTATTTGTCCGGATGCACTTAAAATTCCTAATGCTAAAGTTAAATCATACGCAGAACCTTCTTTACGTAGGTCTGCGGGAGCCATATTTATAGTTATTTTTTTTCCAGGAATTTTATAACCATTATTCTGCAAAGCTGCAGCAATTCTGTAGTTACTTTCTTTTATTGCATTGTCTGGCAAACCTACTAAATGGTAGCCAATACCTTTGTTAATATTAACTTCTACTGTAATAGTTGTAGCCTCTACACCAAATACAGCACTACCAAAAACCTTTGTAAGCATTAATTATTTATTTTTCTTAAAAGTAAGAAAAATATTCTAAAAGTTAACGTTTGTTTATATTTTGATGAATTCACAAGGAGTATATCTACTCTACCCTTGCATGTGGCTTAAAGACCAATAACGATTTTTTAGTTGCTATAATTTCCTCTTTATTCATCATCATTTTACGAAACTCGCCATTTAAGTACATTTGAGCCTGATCGTTATAATGAGAGCTAAACGGACTACCAGATTGCCCTGTAGGTAGTATGCTTATGCTATTTTCTATATCAGAAAAATCTATTACCCTACGTGTTGATGGTCCTGAGGTTACTTTATAAATACTATCTTCACTATAGGTAAAACCCATATTATTTATAACTTCTTTAGTGCCATTCACAGGGAAAGGGCCAACATTAAAGTACTTGCGTAACGTTTTTACCTTACCTATAGGGTGCTCATGCTCTAATGTATGTATTTTTCCCCAAGTCCAAGCTTCTGTATTTTCTCCAAATTGATTTTTTAATGACAATAGCGCATCTGTTAATGACAACTGAAAAATATCATCTGAAGTCTCTACCTTGGTAGTTGTTACATTATCCCACCAAATTGATGAGCTATTGCTTACCATTGGTGCAATTAATCTTTTATGAAAATGTGTTGTAAGCAACTGGTTAAAAAGTTCTTCACCTAACTCATCTTTTAAGGTATTTTTAAGCATATAAAACACCCAGCGTTGGTATAAGCTAGACTCTACACTGTTTACCGTAGCGCTACCATCCCAATTGGTTAGTTGGTCTAATAATTTAATAGCATTAATATCTAACTTACTAATATCAATATTTTTAGCCATATTAGTAACAATGGTTGGGTCTACAGCAGAAGTAACATCTGTAATCATTTTAGAAACCGACGCTTTATCCCAATCATTTTTAGGCCTTAGCAACTGCTCTATACGTTTAGCCCTGTTTTCTGGCAAATAGTATCCCGGAAAAAACCTTCCGTTTATAGTGTCTGGTTGGTTGTTTGCAGAATACACAAATTCCCAAGGCGGATTTTCTGCGTGCGGATTTTCAGAAAAATCTAAAAACTCACCACGTTCTTGTATACCATTTGTTCCGTTTAAAATTAATTTGGTATTAGTACTATCTGACATTTTATACAACTTAGCTGTTGCCCACCAAGCTACATTGCCTTCTGCGTCTCCGTACATTATATTTAAACCTGGAGCGTGTAAATCTCTTAAATGACGTTTAAAAGTACCCATAGACTCTGAGTGAGACATACCATACAATGCACTTAAAAGTTTATTTTCCACTTGGGTAAAAATCCAAGATATTGCAACCGGTTTTTCTTCTGTTACGCTAGTTGCTATGCCGTTTAAAACTGCACCGTGTCTGGTAGATTTTACCGTAAATTTTACATCATCCTCACCTTTTACCTTAATTATTTTATGCTTGTAATTGTATTTTCTCCAACCATTTTCTGTTTTATACTGTGTAGTATCTTTTGGGTTAGTTTCTTCATAATAAAAATCAACATCATCATTCTCAAACATTGTTAAACCATAGGCTAACTGCCTGTTGTGTGCCAATAAAGGAAAAGGAACACCTGCTAAGTGATACCCATACTTTTTATACGTTGGTGTGCTTAAATGAGCTTCATACCAAACGGTTGGTTGAGAAAAACCAATATGTGGATCGTTTGCTAAAATTACAGCTTTGTTTTTTGTTTTTTGGGGCGATAAAACCCAACTATTACTTCCCTCAAACAAAGGTATTGGTAGGTTTTTAAATGTAGAAGCTAATTTGCTAGCCAAATTAAGTTGTAAAGTATCTTTTAATGGGTCGTAATTTTCTATAAGTGTAGAAGATGGTTCTGTTGTAATTGATAAATCTTTTAAGTAAGCACTACCAAGCTTGCTCTTTATAGTACTAAGTAATGGATCTGTTTTGTGCGCCATTGCAAAGCTAAATGCCATATACCCAATGGTATTATGTATGTCTTTTAGCGTAAAAGGGCGTTTATCTACACCTGTTAAGTAAAATTCTACTGGAGTTGGACCTTCTTCCTGAAACTGGTTAACACCATCTAAATAAGCTTCTGCAAGCTTTACATAGTCACTATTAGGATCTAAGTTAGCTACCGTTTCCTTAGAGTAATCATCTATACCTAACGATAAAAAAAGCTTGTCTGTTTCTACTAAGTCTTTTCCAAAAATCTCTGATAATTCACCAGGGCCAATTCTCCTTAGTAATTCCATTTGCCACAACCTATCTTGTGCGTGTACATAACCTAATGCGCGTATAGCATCTTTTTCTGTAGCGCCATAAATATGAGGAATTCCGTAATTGTCATAATAGACATCTACTTGGTTAGATAAATTTTTTAAATCTTTTTCTCCTTCATACTCAGGAGTTAAAGAATAAATAAACATACAAAAAGCTAAAAATAACAAGCCTAAAACCGGAATAATTATTTTTAGTATCTTCTTTAAGCGGCGCATAATAGGTTGTTTGCCTAAAGGTAGAATTAAATTTTAAAAAAGAAAACCTATTTTACGGCTATAATTTAAAAAAAGAACATCACTACTACAAAATACTGATTTTAAGAATATTAGCGTAATCAGTATTAACTTTAAACCTATTGTCTGCACGTTTGCCAACTACCCAAACTATGTTAGACTCCGAGCATAGTAACCACTGCTCTTCTTTTGCTACAACGCTTAATTTAATGTCTTTATAAAATTTACTAAGCTTTTTTTTACCATTTTGTCCAAAAGGATAAAAAACATCTCCTTCTTCACGTTTACGCAAAACTAAAGGAAACTTTAATTTAGACTTATCTACATAAATAGTGGTGTCATTGGTAATTCCTATTTCAGATACATTTTGAAAATGCAATTTTATAGGATAACTTATAGTTTCTTGGTCTTTGTTCACCAAATACACATCAGAATTTGCCTCTTTAAGCTCCTGTAATAGTAAATTTTCTCTGTTTTTAACCAACCTATGTGTTCTAGACAAAACTTGTTTACCGCTCATTGCCGTAAGTAAATTAGCAACATCTTGCCATTCTGTAAACCCATAGCTACTAAACAATGCATACAAATAGGTTTT carries:
- a CDS encoding penicillin acylase family protein; translation: MRRLKKILKIIIPVLGLLFLAFCMFIYSLTPEYEGEKDLKNLSNQVDVYYDNYGIPHIYGATEKDAIRALGYVHAQDRLWQMELLRRIGPGELSEIFGKDLVETDKLFLSLGIDDYSKETVANLDPNSDYVKLAEAYLDGVNQFQEEGPTPVEFYLTGVDKRPFTLKDIHNTIGYMAFSFAMAHKTDPLLSTIKSKLGSAYLKDLSITTEPSSTLIENYDPLKDTLQLNLASKLASTFKNLPIPLFEGSNSWVLSPQKTKNKAVILANDPHIGFSQPTVWYEAHLSTPTYKKYGYHLAGVPFPLLAHNRQLAYGLTMFENDDVDFYYEETNPKDTTQYKTENGWRKYNYKHKIIKVKGEDDVKFTVKSTRHGAVLNGIATSVTEEKPVAISWIFTQVENKLLSALYGMSHSESMGTFKRHLRDLHAPGLNIMYGDAEGNVAWWATAKLYKMSDSTNTKLILNGTNGIQERGEFLDFSENPHAENPPWEFVYSANNQPDTINGRFFPGYYLPENRAKRIEQLLRPKNDWDKASVSKMITDVTSAVDPTIVTNMAKNIDISKLDINAIKLLDQLTNWDGSATVNSVESSLYQRWVFYMLKNTLKDELGEELFNQLLTTHFHKRLIAPMVSNSSSIWWDNVTTTKVETSDDIFQLSLTDALLSLKNQFGENTEAWTWGKIHTLEHEHPIGKVKTLRKYFNVGPFPVNGTKEVINNMGFTYSEDSIYKVTSGPSTRRVIDFSDIENSISILPTGQSGSPFSSHYNDQAQMYLNGEFRKMMMNKEEIIATKKSLLVFKPHARVE
- a CDS encoding Nramp family divalent metal transporter, which gives rise to MIKKWFKNIGPGPLIAAAFIGPGTITVCTLAGVYFGFALLWAMVLSIVATIVLQEMSARVGIVSQKGLSKIIRTEIKNPIVKWFTIVLILSAIVIGNAVYEAGNISGGILGLEAILGDSYVNVGSFSFNYLSILIGVIAFALLFIGNYKVLEKALISLVIAMSLAFLITAIITKPNIAAIFSGIFKPTLPKDGILTVIALIGTTVVPYNLFLHASLVSEKWKSVTDLQYARKDTIVAVILGGIVSMCVIISAAAIQGSDINSAADLAKGLEPLFGSFAKYFLAIGLFAAGITSAITAPLAAAYVTCGCLGWSTNLKSSKFRAVWMFILFLGVVFSSLGIKPIDIIKFAQIANGILLPIIAAFLLWIMNKESVLGVYKNNIKQNILGFIILAISILLSVATLNKVFSLNLF
- a CDS encoding YifB family Mg chelatase-like AAA ATPase, with amino-acid sequence MLTKVFGSAVFGVEATTITVEVNINKGIGYHLVGLPDNAIKESNYRIAAALQNNGYKIPGKKITINMAPADLRKEGSAYDLTLALGILSASGQIKSDNIEKYLIMGEISLDGSLQPITGALPIAIKAQEEGFEGFILPKQNVKEAAIVSGLKVYGVEKITEVIDFFDKDVPLEQTIVDTRTEFYKSLDFPEFDFSDVKGQESIKRSMEIAAAGGHNIILIGPPGAGKTMLAKRLPSILPPMTLHEALETTKIHSVVGKIKNAGLMNQRPFRNPHHTISSAALVGGGSYPQPGEISLSHNGVLFLDELPEFERKVLEVMRQPIEDREVTIARARFTVTYPSSFMLVASMNPSPGGYFNDPDAPVTSSPAEMQRYLSKISGPLLDRIDIHIEVTPVPFEKLSEERKGESSVEIRKRVTAAREVQTKRFEALENIHYNAQMNTKQIREYCVLDTPSKELLKTAMERLNLSARAYDRILKVARTISDLAGSEAILGDHISEAIQYRSLDREGWLG
- a CDS encoding GLPGLI family protein codes for the protein MKERVLSLIFITISSFYLFAQKDSVNIYQIEYERTLTIEEGKRPFIGVYELNKFVELNKSIYTKKSKLKTTEVVTTDEDDDSRFTFTPTGKNISTLFKDYNKGAFYSKHEVAYKYFVVKDSLNIFNWSIQNNTKEILGFKCQLATMDFRGRKYEAWFTPDLPVGGPYKYDGLPGMILELKSIDNFISFKPIGIKNTKVKLAVLENPFDTKGALTWQDHKDLYKKKAIELLSYRANENSRGVVSSRGGIELYIDEDDKEYNDALNKYHKKFSKN